A section of the Bacillus pumilus genome encodes:
- a CDS encoding FAD-binding oxidoreductase, translated as MKRKWLWIVLLMGYTAAFFASITIREEQVHKSKDLEAFTDVSHLMPVKIKKVVQGKEIDTLKEVLKEAKAKKLPISIAGKQHSMGGHTYYENGIVLDMTEFRQILAFDEKKKTIRVQSGVTWDDIQTYVNPYGLAVKVMQSQNIFTIGGSLSANAHGRDIRYGSLIDTVRSFRLLKADGEIVTVKPGDDLFTAVIGGYGLFGVILDVELSLTKDELYKMETTSLDYDEYTDYFQKHVKQNKEVRMHLARISTAKTNFLKEMYVTNYSLTSQQEIESYQELKEDQLVMPLKFMLGLSRRFDMGKDLLWHLQKKYFQSQNDQLITRNNVMRSDSAYLEYENESDTDVLQEYFVPVDRFRAYIDDMRSYLQQEELNLMNITIRYVQKNEKADLSYAKEDMFALVLLVNYGFEKEEKAEAERIIRQMTDITLRHHGSYYLPYMPYQTKVQMKRAYPKTDVFFQKKKQADPDGRFINYFYERYNTQ; from the coding sequence ATGAAACGAAAATGGTTATGGATTGTTCTTTTAATGGGATACACTGCTGCATTTTTTGCATCAATCACCATTCGTGAGGAGCAAGTACACAAAAGCAAAGATCTTGAAGCCTTCACAGATGTCAGTCATCTCATGCCTGTCAAAATAAAAAAAGTCGTTCAAGGAAAAGAAATAGACACGTTAAAAGAAGTATTAAAAGAAGCGAAAGCAAAAAAGTTGCCGATATCAATTGCAGGGAAACAGCATAGCATGGGTGGCCACACGTATTATGAAAATGGCATCGTGCTTGATATGACGGAATTTCGCCAGATTTTAGCATTTGATGAAAAAAAGAAAACGATTCGGGTCCAAAGTGGTGTGACATGGGATGACATACAAACATATGTGAACCCATATGGTCTTGCTGTGAAGGTGATGCAATCGCAAAATATCTTTACAATTGGCGGATCTTTAAGTGCAAACGCACATGGACGTGACATTCGTTACGGGTCACTCATTGACACAGTTCGTTCCTTTAGGCTGTTAAAAGCAGATGGCGAGATTGTCACAGTGAAGCCGGGCGATGATTTGTTCACTGCGGTCATTGGAGGATACGGTTTATTCGGTGTCATTTTAGATGTTGAGCTTTCTTTAACAAAAGATGAACTATATAAAATGGAGACAACCTCTCTAGATTACGATGAGTATACGGATTATTTTCAAAAGCATGTGAAACAAAATAAAGAAGTACGCATGCATCTTGCCAGAATCTCAACAGCGAAAACCAACTTTTTGAAAGAGATGTATGTAACGAATTATTCCCTCACTTCACAACAAGAGATTGAATCATATCAAGAGCTGAAAGAGGATCAACTCGTCATGCCACTCAAATTTATGCTTGGTCTTTCAAGAAGATTTGATATGGGGAAAGATCTGCTCTGGCATTTGCAAAAGAAGTATTTCCAAAGTCAAAATGATCAGCTGATCACTAGAAACAATGTGATGCGCTCAGATTCTGCTTATTTAGAATATGAAAATGAGTCAGATACAGATGTACTTCAGGAATATTTCGTCCCAGTGGACCGCTTTCGTGCGTATATCGATGACATGAGAAGTTATTTACAACAGGAAGAATTGAACTTAATGAATATCACAATACGCTACGTACAAAAAAATGAAAAAGCGGATCTCTCATATGCGAAAGAAGATATGTTTGCCCTTGTTCTTTTAGTGAATTATGGTTTTGAGAAAGAAGAGAAGGCAGAAGCAGAGCGGATCATCCGGCAAATGACAGATATCACGCTTCGGCACCATGGAAGCTATTACTTACCGTACATGCCTTATCAAACGAAGGTACAAATGAAGCGGGCCTATCCTAAAACCGATGTATTCTTCCAAAAGAAAAAGCAAGCAGATCCAGATGGCAGATTTATCAATTATTTTTATGAAAGGTACAATACACAATGA
- a CDS encoding BsuPI-related putative proteinase inhibitor codes for MKKGLVLLLIVLILTACGQQKKDEPNKEVSGQMGEKTVVLTVDPVQKGSSVQFNMSLKNESDRDIEFTFNTSQKFELSVYDENGNEQYRYSKDRMFTQAIQSFVLKKGEAYDFQDTWSNGVKPGTYEAVVTFKGKAEGLKQITEKKTFQVK; via the coding sequence ATGAAAAAAGGATTGGTACTTCTTCTCATTGTATTGATTTTAACCGCTTGTGGACAACAAAAAAAGGATGAACCAAACAAGGAGGTATCCGGTCAAATGGGAGAAAAAACGGTTGTGCTCACAGTAGACCCCGTCCAGAAAGGTTCTTCGGTTCAATTTAACATGTCACTGAAAAATGAATCAGATCGAGATATTGAATTTACCTTTAACACAAGCCAGAAATTCGAGCTCAGTGTGTATGACGAAAACGGAAATGAACAATACCGTTATTCAAAAGACCGTATGTTCACACAGGCCATCCAATCATTTGTCCTGAAGAAAGGCGAAGCCTATGATTTTCAAGATACATGGTCAAATGGTGTCAAGCCGGGAACGTATGAAGCGGTTGTCACATTTAAAGGAAAAGCAGAAGGGCTGAAGCAAATCACAGAAAAGAAAACATTCCAAGTGAAATAA
- the argC gene encoding N-acetyl-gamma-glutamyl-phosphate reductase produces the protein MKIGIIGATGYGGAELVRIFKQHPHVEECILYSSSGDGQLYSQSYPHLTTITDQTLKAIDPAAIVRETDAVFLATPAGVSSELTPKLMNQGVPIIDLSGDLRIQDGATYEAWYKRRAADQSSVQQAVYGLSELNRETIEKAEVIANPGCFPTAVLLGLAPLMKQNLIDESMIIIDAKTGVSGAGRSASLGTHFSELNDNFKIYKVNEHQHTPEIEQILREWSPQTANITFSTHLVPMTRGIMATMYTQLKSDITKEELMKHMKGFYEDSYFVRVRNHEVYPQTREVYGSNFCDIGFHLDERTGRLTIVSVIDNLMKGAAGQAVQNFNIIKGLDEEAGLTMTPLYP, from the coding sequence TTGAAAATAGGTATTATAGGTGCTACAGGATACGGTGGAGCGGAATTAGTTCGTATCTTCAAGCAACATCCACATGTGGAGGAATGTATATTGTATTCATCGAGTGGTGATGGGCAATTATACAGTCAATCTTATCCGCATCTAACAACGATTACTGATCAAACATTAAAAGCCATTGATCCTGCTGCCATTGTGCGAGAAACAGATGCTGTGTTTTTAGCGACACCAGCAGGCGTATCAAGTGAACTCACACCGAAGCTCATGAACCAAGGAGTGCCTATCATTGATTTATCAGGTGATTTGCGCATTCAAGACGGTGCAACCTATGAAGCTTGGTATAAACGAAGGGCAGCTGATCAATCATCTGTTCAACAAGCTGTGTATGGGTTATCGGAATTGAATCGTGAAACGATTGAGAAGGCGGAAGTCATTGCAAACCCAGGGTGCTTCCCTACCGCAGTTCTTCTCGGCTTAGCACCACTGATGAAACAGAATCTAATTGATGAATCTATGATCATCATAGATGCAAAAACAGGAGTGTCCGGTGCAGGACGATCCGCCTCACTTGGAACGCATTTTTCAGAGCTAAACGACAACTTCAAAATTTATAAGGTAAATGAACATCAACATACACCTGAAATAGAGCAAATATTAAGAGAATGGAGTCCGCAAACGGCGAACATCACATTTTCAACACACCTTGTCCCGATGACAAGGGGGATTATGGCGACGATGTATACTCAGCTGAAATCAGATATCACAAAAGAGGAATTGATGAAGCATATGAAAGGCTTTTATGAAGATTCCTATTTTGTCAGAGTGAGAAATCACGAAGTATATCCGCAAACAAGAGAAGTATACGGCAGTAATTTCTGTGATATTGGCTTTCATTTAGATGAACGTACAGGCAGACTCACGATTGTGTCTGTGATCGACAATCTCATGAAGGGCGCAGCCGGCCAAGCGGTTCAAAACTTCAACATCATCAAAGGCTTAGATGAAGAGGCGGGCCTTACAATGACACCTCTCTATCCATAA
- a CDS encoding MFS transporter — MNAKAMKWFVYSQSLLFFASSLIFPFYILFIKNVGSNYSQFGLAYGLFGLSGAFIHLLLGKLPETTDRRLFLIIHSFGMAFLLLLFPHITEVEQVYMIQLALGALGGFQKHGEKLLVTELTTENKRMKEVGRYHFWTALFSSIAIMLGGLFADFFTVYFIFYASSILYLCSALIVIMMKYER, encoded by the coding sequence ATGAATGCAAAAGCAATGAAATGGTTCGTCTACTCACAAAGCCTGCTGTTTTTCGCTAGCAGTTTGATTTTCCCTTTTTACATTCTTTTTATTAAAAATGTTGGTTCAAACTATTCACAGTTTGGTCTTGCCTATGGTCTGTTTGGTTTAAGCGGAGCGTTTATTCATTTACTCTTAGGGAAACTACCAGAGACCACTGACAGGCGTCTCTTTTTAATCATTCATTCGTTCGGAATGGCATTTCTTTTATTGCTGTTTCCTCATATCACAGAAGTCGAGCAAGTGTATATGATTCAGCTTGCACTTGGTGCGCTAGGCGGCTTTCAAAAGCACGGGGAAAAACTGCTTGTCACGGAGCTGACAACAGAGAATAAAAGAATGAAAGAGGTCGGCCGCTATCATTTTTGGACTGCTCTTTTTTCATCGATAGCGATTATGCTTGGCGGCCTGTTTGCAGATTTCTTCACCGTGTATTTCATTTTTTATGCAAGCTCCATATTATATTTATGCAGTGCCCTCATCGTCATCATGATGAAATATGAAAGATAA
- the argB gene encoding acetylglutamate kinase, with the protein MDKTIVFKCGGSVIRELSNTFYENVRSLQAAGFKLAIVHGGGPEITNMLQKLDVKTEFVDGQRKTTKPVLEVAEMVLSGTVNKYFVSELAKHDISSVGVSGKDGQMLVADFLDQDVYGYVGEIKEVHPEMAEALMEKQFIPVIAPLSMTEECQTLNVNADLAASAVAGAMKADKLMFVTDVEGILKNGELLDVVTEQEALTLIDEGIISGGMIPKVQSALSALSGDVDEVMIVNGKGSIFTGETFKGTRIVKEKEAVL; encoded by the coding sequence ATGGATAAAACGATCGTATTCAAGTGTGGAGGCAGTGTCATTCGAGAACTTTCAAATACCTTTTATGAAAATGTCCGATCACTTCAAGCAGCTGGATTTAAGCTGGCTATCGTCCATGGTGGAGGGCCTGAAATCACGAACATGCTTCAAAAATTAGATGTAAAAACAGAATTTGTTGACGGACAGCGCAAAACAACAAAGCCAGTATTAGAGGTAGCAGAAATGGTCCTTTCGGGCACGGTCAATAAATACTTTGTATCAGAGCTCGCAAAGCATGATATCTCATCTGTCGGTGTGTCTGGGAAAGATGGGCAGATGCTTGTCGCTGATTTTCTTGATCAAGACGTGTACGGGTACGTTGGTGAAATCAAAGAAGTGCATCCAGAGATGGCAGAAGCATTAATGGAAAAACAGTTTATTCCTGTGATTGCACCGTTGTCTATGACAGAAGAATGCCAAACGTTAAACGTAAACGCTGATTTAGCAGCATCAGCTGTTGCAGGAGCGATGAAAGCTGATAAGCTCATGTTTGTAACAGATGTGGAAGGCATTTTAAAAAATGGTGAATTATTAGATGTCGTCACCGAACAAGAAGCTCTCACGCTCATTGATGAAGGCATTATTTCCGGGGGAATGATTCCAAAAGTACAATCCGCTTTGAGTGCTTTATCAGGAGATGTGGATGAAGTCATGATCGTGAATGGCAAAGGCAGTATCTTTACAGGGGAAACTTTTAAAGGAACAAGAATTGTGAAGGAAAAGGAGGCGGTCCTGTGA
- a CDS encoding acetylornithine transaminase, translating into MSHLFQTYGRWNVEIKEAAGSWAVDTNGKKYLDFIQGIAVTNLGHNHPKVNQAIKKQLNHVWHVSNLFENGLQEKAAEKLAANSSGDLVFFCNSGAEANEGAIKLARKATGKTNIVTFLHSFHGRTYAGMAATGQDKIKTGFGPMLEGFHYVPFNDPEAIAACEVGDVAAVMLEVVQGEGGVNPATTEFLEAVQAFCQKHEALLIVDEIQTGIGRTGTAFAYEQTGLDPDIISSAKGLGNGFPVGAVIGKKALGDAFSPGSHGTTFGGNMLAMAAVNATLDVIFKDEFLTEVKEKGDYLLEKLQDLKQLNIVKEVRGKGLMAGVECRQPVGDYITALREQGLLVLPAGPNVIRLLPPLNVEKAEIDQAIDALTQVLANETVTV; encoded by the coding sequence GTGAGTCATCTCTTTCAAACATATGGACGGTGGAATGTTGAAATTAAAGAGGCAGCAGGTTCTTGGGCAGTTGATACAAATGGGAAAAAATATTTAGACTTTATCCAAGGCATAGCAGTCACAAATCTCGGTCACAATCACCCAAAGGTCAATCAAGCCATCAAGAAGCAGCTTAATCATGTCTGGCATGTATCGAATCTATTTGAAAATGGACTGCAAGAAAAAGCAGCAGAAAAACTGGCTGCAAATAGTTCAGGTGATCTCGTGTTTTTCTGTAATAGCGGAGCTGAGGCAAATGAAGGTGCGATCAAATTAGCACGTAAAGCAACAGGAAAAACAAATATCGTGACATTTTTGCACTCTTTTCATGGGCGCACGTATGCTGGTATGGCTGCTACAGGTCAAGATAAAATTAAAACGGGTTTTGGTCCTATGCTGGAAGGCTTTCATTATGTACCGTTCAATGATCCAGAAGCGATTGCCGCATGTGAAGTCGGTGATGTGGCAGCGGTGATGCTCGAAGTTGTGCAGGGGGAAGGTGGCGTCAATCCAGCAACAACAGAATTTCTAGAAGCCGTTCAAGCGTTTTGCCAAAAGCATGAAGCACTGCTGATCGTAGATGAGATTCAAACGGGTATAGGACGTACAGGAACAGCATTTGCATACGAACAAACGGGACTTGATCCTGATATTATCTCTTCTGCAAAAGGATTAGGAAATGGCTTCCCAGTTGGTGCAGTCATCGGGAAAAAGGCATTAGGAGACGCATTCTCACCAGGTTCACACGGAACAACCTTCGGTGGTAACATGCTTGCCATGGCCGCAGTGAATGCAACACTCGATGTGATTTTCAAAGATGAGTTTCTGACAGAAGTGAAAGAAAAAGGCGATTATCTACTAGAAAAGCTGCAAGATCTAAAACAACTGAATATCGTAAAAGAAGTACGCGGAAAAGGATTGATGGCAGGGGTTGAATGTCGTCAGCCAGTCGGGGATTATATCACAGCCCTAAGAGAACAAGGATTGCTAGTACTTCCAGCTGGTCCAAATGTGATTCGATTATTGCCTCCGCTGAATGTAGAAAAAGCAGAAATAGATCAAGCGATAGATGCGCTTACTCAGGTTTTAGCAAATGAAACAGTGACGGTATAA
- a CDS encoding DUF3813 domain-containing protein codes for MRNELFDQAKSFTEEALTSSFSSGLERQEAVKRAKNAVSSAFANSTDAERNQLHTFQDLLDDL; via the coding sequence GTGAGAAACGAACTTTTTGATCAAGCCAAATCATTTACGGAAGAAGCTCTTACTTCTTCATTTTCATCTGGGTTAGAGCGTCAAGAGGCGGTCAAACGAGCCAAAAATGCCGTATCTTCTGCATTTGCCAATTCGACAGATGCGGAAAGAAACCAGCTGCATACCTTCCAAGACTTGCTCGATGATCTCTAA
- a CDS encoding Cof-type HAD-IIB family hydrolase yields the protein METKPYLIALDLDGTLLKDDKTISTHTLDVIQKVKDSGHHVCISTGRPFRSSSPYYQQLQLDSPIVNFNGAFVHHPLDEKWGRFHTSLDLQVVKQLVDISEEYKVHNVLAEVLDDLYFHYHDEKLIDIFNMNANKVTVGDLRDNLGENVTSVLIHAKEEDVGAIRSYLSDVHAEVIDHRRWAAPWHVIEIIKTGMNKAVGLQKISDYYGVPQERIVAFGDEDNDLEMLEFAGCGVAMGNGIDAVKRVSNEVTDTNEQDGIAKFLTNYFSL from the coding sequence ATGGAGACTAAACCTTACCTAATCGCACTTGACCTGGATGGCACGTTATTAAAAGATGATAAAACCATCTCTACACACACACTTGACGTCATTCAAAAAGTGAAAGACAGCGGGCATCATGTCTGCATTTCAACCGGCCGGCCATTTCGTTCCAGCTCTCCTTATTATCAGCAATTACAGCTTGATTCACCCATTGTGAATTTTAATGGAGCGTTTGTCCATCATCCTCTTGATGAAAAATGGGGCAGATTTCATACGTCACTTGATCTTCAAGTCGTTAAACAGCTTGTAGACATTAGTGAAGAGTATAAAGTGCACAACGTGCTAGCTGAAGTGTTAGACGATTTGTATTTCCATTATCATGATGAGAAGCTCATTGATATATTTAATATGAATGCCAATAAAGTCACTGTTGGAGACCTTCGGGACAACCTTGGAGAGAATGTGACGAGCGTGTTGATTCACGCCAAAGAAGAGGATGTCGGAGCTATTCGAAGTTATTTATCAGATGTTCATGCAGAAGTGATTGATCATAGGCGATGGGCTGCTCCGTGGCACGTGATTGAGATCATTAAAACAGGTATGAACAAGGCCGTTGGGCTGCAAAAGATCAGTGATTATTACGGCGTTCCACAGGAGCGGATTGTGGCATTCGGAGATGAAGACAATGATTTAGAAATGCTTGAATTTGCCGGATGCGGAGTCGCAATGGGCAACGGAATCGATGCCGTTAAACGTGTTTCAAATGAAGTCACTGATACAAACGAACAAGATGGGATTGCAAAGTTTCTAACGAATTACTTTTCGCTTTAA
- a CDS encoding alpha/beta fold hydrolase: protein MITIDEQITRDIPFLHIVKAENKDKPLPLVFFIHGFTSAREHNLHFAFHLAEKGMRVILPDCAYHGVRSENLNLEELASRFWEIVLNEIREIDILKIYFQEKQLIEADLIGVAGTSMGGITTFGALAKHDWIKAAVSLMGSPKYTTFLQAQIMDMRHKGLMQDITDEEVQQQLDALRPYDLTLQTDRLNKRPLLFWHAENDPVVPYRHAKALYDELAATQYKEDPQLIRFITDGQAGHKVSRQAMFETIDWFVTHLKSTNV, encoded by the coding sequence GTGATCACCATTGATGAGCAAATTACGCGCGATATTCCATTTTTACATATCGTAAAAGCTGAAAATAAAGACAAACCGCTCCCGCTTGTATTTTTTATACACGGATTTACAAGTGCACGCGAGCACAACTTACACTTCGCCTTTCATTTGGCGGAAAAAGGCATGAGAGTGATTTTGCCTGACTGTGCTTATCATGGTGTAAGATCAGAAAACCTCAACTTAGAGGAACTGGCGTCAAGGTTCTGGGAAATTGTCCTGAACGAAATACGTGAAATCGATATACTCAAAATATATTTTCAAGAAAAACAATTGATTGAAGCCGATCTGATCGGTGTTGCAGGTACTTCCATGGGCGGCATCACAACCTTTGGTGCACTCGCCAAGCATGATTGGATTAAAGCGGCAGTTAGCCTGATGGGCAGTCCGAAATATACGACATTCCTACAAGCACAAATTATGGACATGCGGCACAAAGGATTGATGCAAGACATTACAGACGAAGAGGTTCAACAGCAATTAGACGCTCTGCGTCCTTATGATTTAACGCTGCAAACAGATCGATTAAATAAAAGGCCACTGTTATTCTGGCATGCAGAAAACGATCCAGTTGTCCCTTACCGTCATGCAAAAGCTCTTTATGATGAGTTAGCAGCAACCCAATATAAAGAAGATCCGCAGCTAATTCGTTTTATTACAGATGGACAGGCTGGCCATAAGGTCTCAAGACAAGCAATGTTTGAAACGATTGACTGGTTTGTGACACATCTGAAAAGCACAAACGTTTAG
- the argJ gene encoding bifunctional ornithine acetyltransferase/N-acetylglutamate synthase yields MIDLNEKSIVKINGDVSSPKGFEAKGIHIGLRYSKKDLGLIVSEVPAASAAVYTQSHFQAAPLQVTQKSLKKTGQLKGVIVNSAIANACTGEQGLKDAYEMQAACADMLGVEPDYIAVSSTGVIGECLDMDKIKKGITQLKEAKAGNGHFEEAILTTDTVIKNTTYTLTINGKEILISGAAKGSGMIHPNMATMLGFVTTDANVEQEALQNALRDITDVTFNQITVDGETSTNDMVLVMANGMAENEVLSEEHPEWPLFKEGLKLACEDLAKEIARDGEGATKLIEAQVAGAKNHLEAGIIAKKIVGSSLVKTAVYGTDANWGRIIGAIGHSAASVTPQEVEVYLGGQCLFKHNEPQPFSEEEAKAYLEQDEITILIQMNEGNGEAAAWGCDLTYDYVKINASYRT; encoded by the coding sequence ATGATTGATTTGAATGAAAAAAGCATTGTTAAAATAAACGGTGACGTATCCTCACCAAAAGGCTTTGAAGCAAAGGGGATTCATATTGGATTACGGTATTCAAAAAAAGACCTTGGACTGATCGTCAGTGAAGTGCCGGCAGCGAGTGCGGCGGTTTACACACAAAGCCACTTTCAAGCTGCGCCTCTCCAAGTCACTCAGAAAAGCTTAAAAAAGACAGGGCAATTAAAAGGTGTCATTGTCAATAGTGCTATCGCCAATGCATGTACCGGTGAGCAAGGTTTGAAAGACGCATACGAAATGCAGGCAGCCTGTGCAGATATGTTAGGGGTAGAACCTGATTACATTGCTGTTTCTTCTACTGGTGTTATTGGAGAGTGTCTGGATATGGATAAAATCAAAAAAGGCATCACTCAGCTGAAAGAAGCAAAAGCAGGAAATGGTCATTTTGAAGAGGCCATCTTAACGACAGACACAGTCATTAAAAACACAACATACACCCTGACGATAAACGGCAAAGAGATTCTCATTTCAGGTGCAGCGAAGGGCTCTGGCATGATTCATCCGAACATGGCAACAATGCTGGGCTTCGTGACAACGGATGCAAATGTCGAACAAGAAGCTCTGCAAAACGCACTGCGTGATATTACTGATGTGACCTTTAATCAAATTACTGTCGACGGAGAAACATCGACAAACGATATGGTACTCGTGATGGCAAATGGTATGGCAGAAAATGAAGTTCTAAGTGAAGAGCATCCAGAATGGCCGTTGTTCAAAGAAGGATTAAAGCTAGCTTGTGAGGATCTTGCTAAAGAGATTGCAAGAGACGGAGAAGGTGCAACGAAATTAATTGAAGCGCAAGTTGCTGGTGCTAAAAATCATTTAGAAGCTGGTATCATAGCGAAGAAAATTGTCGGTTCAAGTCTAGTGAAAACAGCCGTATACGGTACCGACGCCAACTGGGGACGGATCATTGGAGCGATTGGGCATAGCGCAGCGTCCGTCACACCGCAAGAGGTAGAAGTGTATTTAGGCGGGCAATGTCTGTTTAAACATAATGAACCACAGCCTTTCTCAGAAGAGGAAGCAAAAGCGTATCTAGAACAGGATGAGATCACAATTTTGATTCAAATGAATGAGGGAAATGGTGAAGCAGCGGCATGGGGCTGTGACCTTACTTATGATTATGTGAAAATTAACGCGAGCTATCGCACATGA
- a CDS encoding metal-sulfur cluster assembly factor: MDEALKENILGALEQVIDPELNVDIVNLGLVYDVDLDENGKADITMTLTSMGCPLAPVIVDEVKKALSDLPEVKETEVHIVWNPPWTRDKMSRYAKIALGIQ; encoded by the coding sequence ATGGATGAAGCATTGAAAGAAAATATTTTAGGCGCCCTAGAACAGGTGATTGACCCTGAGCTAAATGTCGACATCGTCAACCTTGGACTTGTCTATGATGTCGATCTTGATGAGAATGGAAAAGCGGATATCACGATGACCTTAACATCAATGGGGTGTCCCCTTGCACCAGTGATCGTGGATGAAGTGAAAAAAGCATTAAGTGATCTTCCAGAAGTGAAAGAAACAGAAGTTCACATCGTATGGAATCCGCCTTGGACGCGAGACAAAATGTCAAGATACGCAAAAATTGCACTCGGTATTCAATAA